A genome region from Phycisphaeraceae bacterium includes the following:
- a CDS encoding transcription elongation factor GreA, which produces MELISKADKERIEAQLAECILARKAISERIAEARAQGDLKENADYHAAREDQGHNEAKIRDLEARLARVQVVGENMEVPEDMVFLGAVVQLREVGSSSIELFKLVGSLTDDDSDWIEVTVSSPMGEALMRARIGETIRVVLPRGEKRFEVVAIVA; this is translated from the coding sequence ATGGAGCTGATCTCCAAGGCCGACAAGGAGCGCATCGAGGCCCAGCTGGCCGAGTGCATTCTTGCGCGCAAGGCCATTTCGGAGCGGATTGCCGAGGCGCGGGCCCAGGGCGATCTCAAGGAGAACGCCGACTATCACGCCGCACGCGAGGATCAGGGCCACAACGAGGCGAAGATTCGCGATCTGGAGGCCCGCCTGGCCCGCGTGCAGGTGGTGGGCGAGAACATGGAAGTGCCCGAGGACATGGTCTTTCTCGGTGCGGTGGTCCAGCTTCGCGAAGTGGGTTCTTCGTCGATCGAGCTCTTCAAGCTCGTCGGCTCGCTGACCGACGACGACTCCGACTGGATCGAGGTCACCGTGTCGAGCCCCATGGGCGAAGCCCTGATGCGCGCCAGGATCGGAGAGACGATCCGGGTCGTGCTGCCAAGGGGCGAGAAGCGCTTCGAAGTGGTGGCGATCGTCGCATGA
- a CDS encoding CRTAC1 family protein, translated as MRDRVNRGRFAFGVALIGVSLAGVAVPVGAASAQQAEPSAERGPIHFSDGSSASGLIKVVTTTGSNPSRSVLEVKGCGLLVIDFDNDGHLDLFLPNGATLEDPEAGPGAKLLRNNGDGTFTEVTAESGINLTRWAFGGAVGDFDGDGLDDIYVCCYGPDVLLKNMGGGRFEDWTAKAGVATPGWSAQAAFADLDGDGDLDLFVTRYLDFDPERAMPPTRFKGVEVMSGPHGYPPLVDFLYENMGDGTFVDRSEESGIRAAKPAFGLAVVIADFNDNGLPDILVGNDSQNNHLFVNEGGLRFRDQAMRRGVGTNMEGSAQATMGTALGDVNNDGLPDLFTTVFSSDTNTLYVNTHRFFFDDRTNQYGVGAPSRALLGWAAAFADFDHDGLEDLVVVNGHVYPQATRASMDSDYEQPPLVMHRQGQRFVPVDAGEVMRQSFRDRAMVVADFDGDGDLDLVVAGVNQPLRFLRNDHGGADDWIIVTLRDARPGSKNHRGIGAKIELLGQADQPMPGVSEGDAARSRLATRWFWGGGPFMSNWAPVAHFGLGDRPGPFTLRITWPDRTVQEVPGVTRGARIEVRRES; from the coding sequence ATGCGTGATCGAGTGAATCGTGGTCGCTTTGCGTTTGGCGTGGCGCTGATTGGAGTCTCGCTCGCCGGTGTGGCCGTGCCAGTCGGCGCAGCGTCGGCGCAGCAGGCGGAACCGAGCGCGGAGAGGGGACCAATCCACTTCTCCGACGGGAGCAGCGCCAGCGGTCTCATCAAGGTGGTGACCACCACCGGGTCGAACCCAAGTCGCTCGGTCCTCGAGGTGAAGGGGTGCGGCCTGCTGGTGATCGACTTCGACAATGACGGTCACCTCGATCTCTTCCTGCCCAATGGGGCAACGCTCGAAGACCCAGAGGCGGGGCCCGGCGCCAAGTTGCTGCGGAACAACGGTGATGGCACCTTCACCGAAGTCACGGCCGAGAGCGGCATCAACCTCACGCGCTGGGCCTTCGGCGGCGCCGTCGGTGACTTCGACGGTGATGGCCTCGATGACATCTATGTCTGCTGCTACGGGCCCGATGTGCTTCTGAAGAACATGGGCGGCGGGCGCTTCGAAGATTGGACCGCGAAGGCGGGCGTGGCGACGCCGGGCTGGAGTGCGCAGGCGGCCTTTGCTGATCTTGACGGCGACGGCGATCTCGACCTCTTCGTGACGCGCTACCTCGACTTCGACCCGGAGCGAGCGATGCCGCCCACTCGATTCAAGGGAGTCGAGGTGATGTCGGGGCCGCATGGCTATCCGCCGCTCGTCGACTTCCTCTACGAGAACATGGGCGACGGGACTTTCGTCGACCGCAGCGAGGAGAGCGGCATCCGCGCGGCGAAGCCCGCCTTCGGTCTCGCGGTGGTCATCGCCGACTTCAATGACAACGGCTTGCCTGACATTCTTGTCGGCAACGACAGCCAGAACAATCACCTCTTCGTCAACGAAGGGGGCCTGCGCTTTCGAGACCAGGCGATGCGCCGCGGTGTCGGCACCAACATGGAGGGATCGGCGCAGGCGACCATGGGAACGGCGCTGGGCGATGTCAACAACGACGGTCTGCCCGACCTCTTCACGACCGTCTTCTCGAGCGACACGAACACGCTCTATGTGAACACGCATCGTTTCTTCTTTGATGATCGGACGAATCAGTATGGTGTGGGGGCACCGAGCCGTGCGCTGCTGGGCTGGGCGGCGGCGTTCGCCGACTTTGATCATGACGGTCTCGAAGACCTTGTCGTCGTGAATGGCCATGTCTATCCGCAGGCGACGCGCGCCTCCATGGACTCCGACTACGAGCAGCCGCCGCTGGTGATGCATCGACAGGGCCAGCGCTTCGTTCCCGTCGACGCAGGCGAAGTCATGCGGCAGAGCTTCCGCGATCGCGCCATGGTCGTCGCGGACTTCGATGGTGACGGCGACCTTGATCTGGTAGTGGCCGGGGTCAATCAGCCGCTCCGATTCCTGCGCAACGACCACGGGGGCGCCGATGACTGGATCATCGTGACCTTGCGCGATGCGAGACCGGGCTCGAAGAACCACCGGGGGATCGGCGCGAAGATCGAGTTGCTGGGGCAGGCGGATCAGCCGATGCCGGGAGTGTCCGAAGGCGACGCGGCGCGGAGCCGATTGGCCACACGCTGGTTCTGGGGCGGCGGTCCGTTCATGAGCAATTGGGCACCGGTGGCGCACTTCGGCCTGGGCGATCGCCCCGGACCGTTCACGCTGCGCATCACCTGGCCCGATCGCACCGTGCAGGAAGTGCCCGGCGTGACGAGGGGAGCCCGGATCGAGGTCCGTCGCGAGTCGTGA
- a CDS encoding heme-binding protein codes for MHRLRPARIRQFRAHCGFVALLAAAACQSPTSTVPIANARSAAAGADGAPATHASAPSLRRTPAEGESIRVGGDMTSEVTGRDGDFRAGPCRIDTPLPLGYPMPTPPGAIEIKSYPLVRRAEVRGGGTPDSGMNRAFWPLFNHIKSHDIAMTSPVEMDYGDEPGDWTMAFLYRSPDMNRVGQEGRVEVRDAEPTVVIAVGLKGDYSMSLVRRGQQEIDAWMASQSEWVYDGPWRSLYYNGPSIFWWNKWAEVQRPIRLAPAS; via the coding sequence ATGCATCGACTCCGTCCCGCACGCATCCGCCAGTTCCGTGCCCACTGCGGCTTCGTGGCGCTCCTTGCCGCCGCCGCCTGCCAGTCGCCCACCTCAACGGTCCCGATTGCGAACGCCCGTTCGGCTGCAGCGGGGGCCGATGGGGCGCCAGCCACACACGCTTCGGCACCCTCGCTCCGCCGCACTCCTGCCGAGGGGGAGTCGATCCGAGTGGGTGGCGACATGACCTCGGAAGTCACAGGTCGGGATGGGGACTTCCGAGCCGGGCCGTGCAGGATCGACACTCCGCTGCCGCTCGGATACCCGATGCCGACGCCTCCGGGGGCAATCGAGATCAAGAGCTACCCCCTTGTGCGTCGCGCCGAAGTGCGCGGTGGCGGCACCCCCGACAGCGGCATGAACCGCGCCTTCTGGCCGCTCTTCAATCACATCAAGAGCCACGACATCGCCATGACCTCGCCTGTCGAGATGGACTATGGCGATGAGCCGGGTGATTGGACCATGGCGTTCCTCTATCGCTCTCCTGACATGAACCGCGTGGGACAGGAGGGGCGCGTCGAGGTGCGCGACGCCGAACCCACGGTGGTCATCGCGGTGGGCCTGAAGGGTGACTACTCGATGTCGCTCGTTCGGCGCGGCCAGCAGGAAATCGACGCATGGATGGCTTCGCAGAGTGAGTGGGTCTACGATGGTCCGTGGCGATCGTTGTACTACAACGGACCGTCGATCTTCTGGTGGAACAAATGGGCCGAAGTGCAGCGACCGATCAGGCTGGCGCCTGCCTCCTGA
- a CDS encoding tetratricopeptide repeat protein produces the protein MPLITISILNASVMLAPIQTDIVAKISSASVVAQAVPPSVPNRAPPSPPPSPPAGAPAGTDPSKPPLPTRESTPRPAVPAPQGAPPSQGMTGVVETADGSRYPDDRRLILVRRGIRAGRFEEAEMIARTVLNEQPDIDRAVFFLALAIHKQKRYGQARELLERAMLSSQPYPERGHVAHFLGWCCYYTGDLASARHYFEIHASHWPNFDDTHYGLGVIALDEDRIVDAEESFKTALRLQQMQPDDIRSQAKTVARLGDVALRQDQIEVAIGRYESAVRLWSDHYEAWARLARLYHREGREEDAERAEREEQLARVRMGRAEASVLDGAAIDPGTNEPEQPSGAPTPAP, from the coding sequence ATGCCACTGATAACCATCTCGATTCTCAATGCCAGCGTGATGCTCGCGCCAATCCAGACCGATATCGTGGCGAAGATTTCTTCGGCGAGTGTCGTGGCGCAGGCGGTTCCGCCAAGCGTCCCGAATCGCGCGCCTCCCTCGCCTCCGCCGTCGCCACCTGCGGGCGCTCCCGCCGGCACGGATCCGTCAAAGCCACCTCTGCCCACGAGAGAGTCCACGCCAAGACCCGCCGTGCCCGCACCACAGGGCGCGCCGCCAAGTCAGGGCATGACGGGCGTGGTCGAGACGGCCGATGGGTCGAGGTATCCCGACGATCGACGACTCATCCTGGTGCGGCGCGGCATTCGCGCGGGGCGCTTTGAAGAGGCGGAAATGATCGCGCGCACGGTTCTGAATGAGCAGCCGGACATTGATCGTGCCGTCTTCTTCCTTGCGCTGGCGATTCACAAGCAGAAGCGCTACGGGCAGGCGCGCGAACTCCTTGAGCGGGCGATGCTTTCTTCGCAGCCCTATCCGGAGCGCGGACATGTCGCCCATTTCCTCGGCTGGTGCTGCTACTACACCGGTGATCTCGCGAGTGCGCGCCACTACTTCGAGATCCACGCCTCGCACTGGCCGAACTTCGACGACACGCACTACGGGCTCGGAGTGATCGCACTCGACGAGGATCGCATCGTCGACGCCGAGGAGTCGTTCAAGACAGCACTGCGCCTCCAGCAGATGCAGCCCGATGACATTCGCTCACAGGCGAAGACGGTGGCGCGGCTGGGCGATGTCGCGCTGCGCCAGGATCAGATCGAGGTTGCCATCGGGCGGTACGAGTCCGCGGTGCGCCTCTGGAGCGATCACTATGAAGCGTGGGCGCGTCTCGCTCGCCTCTATCACCGGGAGGGGCGCGAGGAAGATGCGGAACGCGCCGAGCGCGAAGAGCAGTTGGCGCGAGTCCGGATGGGCCGTGCTGAGGCGAGCGTGCTCGACGGAGCGGCGATCGACCCTGGAACGAATGAGCCCGAGCAACCAAGCGGCGCACCGACCCCGGCGCCATGA
- the cls gene encoding cardiolipin synthase — translation MLHFAVIIAGFLLQLAAAGWVVIRKGDRPSVALAWVVVVMTIPIAGVIAYLLLGEVWFGRYRMRRHKEILARLDRPEVHIHKDPRARSSTLSPVEQQLARLAESVSNSHATAGNRLSLHGDTDEMLDRMVEAIDGASHHVHLLTYIYLADAAGERIGDSLRRAAARGVKVRLMVDGLGSRAFLRSPLRRAIEGGGVQVAEALPVHFLRGLARRIDVRNHRKLLVVDGLIAFTGSQNIAAAGFAPKARYAPWVDCSVRIEGPLVRELQLIFLEDWFLDTNESLEDLLSVHPPVLDNGIAAQTVATGPNFNNAAMTSLVQAAVQVAREELVFTTPYFVPDAALHQSMAIAARRGVEVHLVVPQRNDSRLVGLASRSHYESLMDSGVHIHEFTRGLLHAKTITVDRSLAMVMTANLDRRSFEINFEQSVLIYDTDFASQLRFHQQGYMDQSVVLSPHAWRHRRWQDRLAQNAAGLLSPLL, via the coding sequence CTGCTCCACTTCGCCGTCATCATCGCCGGATTCCTTCTTCAGCTCGCGGCTGCGGGCTGGGTGGTGATCCGCAAGGGCGATCGCCCCTCGGTGGCGCTCGCGTGGGTGGTGGTGGTCATGACCATCCCGATCGCCGGTGTCATCGCCTACCTGTTGCTGGGCGAGGTGTGGTTCGGCCGCTATCGCATGCGGCGCCACAAGGAGATTCTCGCGCGCCTGGATCGCCCGGAGGTCCACATTCACAAGGATCCGCGCGCGAGAAGTTCCACCCTCTCTCCGGTGGAACAGCAACTCGCACGACTGGCCGAAAGCGTCAGCAACAGCCATGCGACGGCCGGGAATCGCCTCTCGCTGCACGGTGACACCGACGAAATGCTCGACCGCATGGTCGAGGCGATCGACGGCGCGTCGCACCATGTCCACCTGCTCACCTATATCTACCTGGCTGACGCCGCGGGCGAGCGCATCGGGGATTCCCTTCGACGCGCCGCCGCGCGGGGCGTCAAGGTTCGCCTCATGGTCGACGGCCTCGGCAGCCGCGCGTTCCTGCGAAGCCCGTTGCGCCGCGCGATCGAGGGTGGTGGCGTGCAGGTGGCTGAAGCGCTGCCCGTTCACTTTCTTCGCGGCCTCGCCCGACGCATCGATGTCCGCAACCATCGCAAGCTTCTGGTCGTCGATGGCCTCATCGCCTTCACTGGCAGTCAGAACATCGCCGCCGCCGGGTTCGCACCCAAGGCGCGCTACGCCCCCTGGGTGGATTGCTCCGTGCGCATCGAAGGTCCGCTCGTGCGCGAGCTCCAGCTCATCTTCCTGGAAGACTGGTTCCTCGATACCAATGAGTCCCTCGAGGATCTTCTCTCCGTTCACCCGCCCGTTCTTGACAACGGCATCGCGGCGCAGACCGTCGCGACGGGCCCGAACTTCAACAATGCCGCGATGACGAGTCTCGTGCAGGCGGCCGTGCAGGTTGCTCGCGAGGAGCTCGTTTTTACAACCCCCTACTTCGTGCCCGATGCCGCTCTCCACCAGTCGATGGCGATTGCCGCCCGACGCGGCGTCGAGGTCCACCTGGTGGTACCGCAGCGCAATGACAGTCGACTCGTCGGGCTCGCCAGCCGCAGCCACTACGAGAGCCTGATGGATTCTGGCGTGCACATCCACGAGTTCACCAGGGGCCTGCTGCACGCGAAGACGATCACCGTCGATCGTTCGCTCGCCATGGTGATGACTGCGAATCTCGACCGCCGCAGCTTCGAGATCAACTTCGAGCAGAGCGTGCTCATCTATGACACCGACTTCGCGAGCCAGTTGCGCTTCCATCAGCAGGGCTACATGGATCAGTCGGTCGTGCTCTCGCCCCACGCGTGGCGCCACCGCCGCTGGCAGGATCGCTTGGCGCAGAACGCCGCCGGCCTGCTCAGTCCGCTGCTCTGA
- a CDS encoding cell division protein FtsQ, giving the protein MERLRRLRIAGIAAAWVAALVGGATVIVATVPSLVARADLARSSDGIRVNFVNAPVWMTPADLAPLEELVREQLSGSPFDQDGLRVAADALFATGWIETLSQVRRSALGAVEVRATWAEPAALVRDDDGDHLIDSRGRLLPRSYLPAAAPAFPRITGVRAPRPVAPGERYGGGEVTAALALLRVLDERPFRAQIASVDTSRYRDDGSLTLRTTRDAKLRWGRAPGEGSAAEVPTHQKLSYLQFLYDHYGRIDAVGDGELNLTGDFVGMRR; this is encoded by the coding sequence ATGGAGCGACTTCGACGACTTCGCATCGCCGGCATTGCCGCCGCGTGGGTCGCCGCCCTGGTCGGCGGAGCTACGGTGATCGTGGCCACGGTCCCCTCGCTGGTTGCGCGAGCCGATCTGGCACGCTCTTCCGACGGCATCCGCGTCAACTTCGTCAACGCGCCCGTGTGGATGACTCCCGCCGACCTCGCCCCGCTCGAGGAGCTTGTGCGCGAGCAGCTCTCCGGCAGCCCCTTCGACCAGGATGGACTCCGCGTTGCTGCCGACGCGCTCTTTGCGACCGGGTGGATCGAGACGCTCTCGCAGGTGCGGCGCTCTGCGCTCGGTGCCGTCGAGGTGCGCGCGACCTGGGCCGAGCCCGCGGCGCTCGTGCGCGATGACGATGGCGATCACCTCATCGATTCGCGCGGCAGGCTCCTGCCCCGGAGCTACCTCCCCGCCGCAGCTCCCGCCTTCCCGCGCATTACCGGTGTCCGTGCGCCGCGACCGGTGGCACCCGGCGAGCGCTACGGCGGTGGTGAAGTGACCGCAGCGCTCGCACTCCTTCGAGTGCTCGATGAGCGTCCCTTCCGGGCGCAGATCGCTTCCGTCGACACTTCGCGCTATCGCGACGACGGCTCGCTCACGCTTCGCACCACGAGAGATGCCAAGCTCCGCTGGGGCCGCGCCCCGGGTGAAGGCTCCGCCGCCGAGGTGCCCACCCACCAGAAACTCTCGTACCTCCAGTTCCTCTATGACCATTACGGCCGCATCGATGCCGTGGGCGATGGCGAACTGAACCTGACGGGCGACTTCGTCGGTATGCGACGATAA
- a CDS encoding VCBS repeat-containing protein — MHRVRQYAFIATGAALLLGASASAQWLKLENQTGTRLVANPALVVNDNLEKDFAWGDFNNNGWIDLAMARKFAGSQVGGFTNMLFMNEGGVLVDRTAEYASSSDVAGYNGFFDLTNDRVIKATDVNGDGWLDLVTGTTMSDGVNVILGQPRVYINLGNDANGNWLGFQHQRDRIPQLFPLTPNPPAAANPRFCHLAVGDLNGDGFPDLFFTDYDRAETFGQNICIDLNGDGDTNDPGECRTSPDMQASHDFNNKLLYNWGNTQGGPGPGYFYDTNWTVLTGPQINSNFGNSASIADMNGDGINDIVRLTTLTGFTFGQAPNFGPIAQTVAVFTNTGTGSSFLGPKTGVGNQPYFHEVADLNGDGKLDIVVADDGVDRYLINTGNSVTGEPNFTVYNISGAPSQFDHTIRIADMDKDGNPDVFITDVDADLGPFCPNTNRSSNIYRNVWNGSNVNNLLNRTIGNQAIPAVADRVGWFDVALMDIDGDGWLDVVLGACRGVIVYMNRNAGINFTFPNGRPTIISTENATEFNVTLSVLGVGSLLTDSVKLNYRVGGSDGGWTQAPLALVSGTTYKASLPPAACGQEMEWFVEAALSNGGPYREPSAAPGLFYVTPVGVEEVIALSTSWESGTNEGWTVQNFNMTAAQKGFEVAIPVGTTVGGGAPGTKQAAPPNAAHGTRAMVTWNGVSGGAASASDLDGGPTVLTSPTFDLTGLQSPMLSYSRWLFCDDALNPAEADKLVCEISNDGGATWVNIETVDWQQNAWSRKSVKVNDLLTPTANMVIRFSVADFPDNSITEAAIDNVVVSGVVCIDAPACVGDINNDGVVDGADLSIILGAWNTNDPTADLSGDGTVNGADVAIVLGNWGSCN; from the coding sequence ATGCATCGTGTCCGACAGTACGCCTTCATTGCCACCGGAGCGGCGCTGCTCTTGGGCGCTTCGGCCTCGGCCCAGTGGCTGAAGCTCGAAAACCAGACAGGCACGCGCCTCGTCGCCAACCCTGCTCTCGTGGTCAATGACAACCTCGAGAAGGATTTCGCCTGGGGCGACTTCAACAACAACGGGTGGATCGACCTCGCCATGGCCCGCAAGTTCGCGGGCAGCCAGGTGGGCGGCTTCACCAACATGCTCTTCATGAATGAGGGCGGCGTTCTTGTCGATCGGACGGCGGAGTATGCGTCGAGCTCCGATGTGGCCGGCTACAACGGCTTCTTCGACCTGACGAACGACCGCGTCATCAAGGCGACCGATGTGAACGGCGACGGATGGCTTGACCTGGTCACAGGCACCACCATGTCCGACGGCGTCAATGTGATCCTCGGACAGCCTCGCGTCTACATCAACCTCGGTAATGACGCGAACGGGAACTGGCTCGGGTTCCAGCATCAGCGCGATCGCATTCCCCAGCTCTTCCCGCTGACGCCGAATCCCCCCGCCGCCGCCAATCCGCGCTTCTGCCACCTGGCCGTGGGTGACCTGAACGGCGACGGCTTCCCTGACCTCTTCTTCACCGACTACGACCGCGCCGAGACCTTCGGCCAGAACATCTGCATCGACCTGAATGGCGATGGCGACACCAACGATCCGGGCGAGTGCCGCACCAGCCCCGACATGCAGGCGTCGCACGACTTCAACAACAAGCTGCTCTACAACTGGGGCAACACCCAGGGCGGCCCCGGACCCGGCTACTTCTACGACACCAACTGGACGGTGCTCACCGGTCCGCAGATCAATTCGAACTTCGGCAACTCGGCGTCGATCGCCGACATGAACGGCGACGGCATCAATGACATTGTGCGCCTGACCACGCTCACCGGCTTCACCTTCGGCCAGGCCCCGAACTTCGGCCCCATCGCGCAGACCGTCGCGGTCTTCACCAACACCGGCACCGGCTCGAGCTTCCTCGGCCCGAAGACCGGCGTCGGCAACCAGCCCTACTTCCACGAGGTCGCCGACCTGAATGGCGACGGCAAGCTGGACATCGTGGTCGCCGACGACGGCGTCGATCGCTACCTGATCAACACCGGCAACTCGGTGACGGGTGAACCGAACTTCACCGTCTACAACATCTCCGGCGCCCCGAGCCAGTTCGACCACACCATCCGCATCGCGGACATGGACAAGGATGGCAACCCCGATGTCTTCATCACCGATGTCGATGCGGACCTCGGGCCCTTCTGCCCGAACACCAACCGCTCGTCGAACATCTATCGCAATGTCTGGAACGGCAGCAATGTCAACAACCTGCTGAACCGCACCATCGGCAACCAGGCGATTCCCGCGGTGGCCGACCGCGTGGGCTGGTTCGATGTGGCCCTCATGGATATCGATGGCGACGGCTGGCTCGATGTCGTCCTTGGTGCCTGCCGCGGCGTCATCGTCTACATGAACCGCAACGCGGGGATCAATTTCACCTTCCCGAACGGCCGTCCGACGATCATCTCGACGGAGAACGCGACGGAGTTCAATGTGACTCTCTCCGTGCTCGGCGTTGGCTCGCTGCTCACCGACTCGGTGAAGCTGAACTATCGCGTTGGCGGCTCCGATGGCGGCTGGACCCAGGCGCCGCTCGCGCTCGTCTCGGGCACCACCTACAAGGCCTCCTTGCCCCCGGCCGCGTGCGGCCAGGAGATGGAGTGGTTCGTCGAAGCCGCGCTCAGCAATGGCGGCCCCTACCGCGAGCCCTCGGCGGCCCCCGGCCTCTTCTATGTGACCCCTGTCGGCGTCGAGGAAGTGATCGCGCTCAGCACGAGCTGGGAGAGCGGGACCAATGAAGGGTGGACTGTCCAGAACTTCAACATGACCGCAGCCCAGAAGGGCTTCGAAGTGGCGATCCCCGTCGGCACGACCGTCGGTGGCGGCGCGCCCGGCACCAAGCAGGCGGCCCCGCCGAATGCAGCGCATGGCACCCGTGCCATGGTGACCTGGAATGGCGTGTCGGGTGGCGCGGCCAGCGCCTCCGACCTCGATGGTGGTCCGACCGTCCTGACCTCGCCCACCTTCGACCTGACCGGTCTCCAGTCACCCATGCTCTCCTATTCGCGCTGGCTCTTCTGCGATGACGCGCTCAACCCCGCCGAGGCGGACAAGCTCGTCTGCGAGATCTCCAACGATGGTGGCGCCACCTGGGTCAACATCGAGACAGTGGATTGGCAGCAGAACGCCTGGTCCCGCAAGTCGGTCAAGGTCAACGATCTGCTGACGCCCACGGCCAACATGGTGATCCGCTTCAGCGTGGCGGACTTCCCCGACAACTCGATCACCGAAGCCGCGATCGACAATGTCGTGGTCTCGGGTGTCGTCTGCATCGATGCACCCGCCTGCGTGGGTGACATCAACAACGATGGCGTTGTGGACGGTGCCGACCTCTCCATCATCCTCGGTGCCTGGAACACCAATGACCCGACCGCCGATCTCAGCGGAGATGGCACGGTCAATGGCGCCGATGTGGCCATCGTGCTCGGCAACTGGGGAAGCTGCAACTGA
- a CDS encoding CRTAC1 family protein, with amino-acid sequence MSAPAPHDEEHVPVDDAIIGRVFWRSLAVVTIVALVVSGIWFATRPRAAVTTGSSEPVAAPVQATPAAPPEAVPSIPFTDITRSAGIDFDRISGADGRKLLPETLGGGAGFVDVNGNGHPDLVLVDGDAWPDAPDGARRGRGTVIYLNDGRGNFTLAVDTGLEAPRQGMGFAAADLDGDGLPELAITTTEGVILFRNETVPGNSKVRFRDITEESGIRDQGWSTTAMFLDADGDGHLDLLVAHYVVWSPEIDFKVDYRLDGVNRAYGPPLGFEGTQLSLWRNDGAGRFTEVSAEAGLHVVNPSTGVAVGKTLGLLAEDFNNDGRLDLFVANDRTANFLFENLGGGRFREIGTAAGVAFDRAGASTGAMGVDAARLRTADEIGIAVGNFANEPHSLYMTRGGRLNFSDDALVEGVGAPTRLSLSFGTLFLDLDLDGRPDLVTANGHIEDQIESIQASQAYAQRAQAFWNAGAKAPRLFVEIPPEKIGDLARPVVGRALAAADIDGDGDIDLLITQPQGAVLLLRNDQALGNAFTRVRLRGSPPNRDAIGARVECISDAGTQVQWVQPSRSYLTANELPLTFGLGKSASATIRVRWPNGDMQEVPAVMRGLTEVTQVPSVR; translated from the coding sequence ATGAGCGCACCCGCGCCGCACGACGAAGAGCATGTTCCGGTGGATGACGCGATCATCGGTCGCGTCTTCTGGCGCAGTCTCGCGGTCGTCACGATCGTGGCGCTGGTCGTGAGCGGCATCTGGTTCGCCACCAGGCCGCGGGCGGCGGTGACTACGGGTTCGAGCGAGCCCGTCGCCGCACCAGTGCAGGCGACGCCCGCCGCGCCGCCCGAAGCCGTGCCATCGATTCCCTTCACCGATATCACGCGCAGTGCCGGAATCGACTTCGATCGGATCAGTGGCGCCGATGGACGCAAGCTCCTCCCCGAGACGCTCGGTGGCGGCGCGGGCTTCGTCGATGTGAACGGGAACGGGCATCCGGACCTTGTGCTGGTTGACGGCGACGCGTGGCCCGATGCGCCGGACGGCGCACGCCGGGGGCGCGGCACGGTGATCTACCTCAACGACGGTCGGGGGAACTTCACGCTCGCAGTGGACACCGGGCTTGAGGCGCCACGCCAGGGCATGGGGTTCGCGGCGGCCGACCTCGACGGTGACGGCCTTCCCGAGCTGGCGATCACGACGACGGAGGGAGTCATCCTCTTCCGCAACGAGACGGTGCCGGGCAACTCCAAGGTGCGATTTCGTGACATCACCGAGGAATCCGGCATTCGCGATCAGGGGTGGAGCACGACGGCGATGTTCCTCGACGCCGATGGCGACGGTCACCTCGATCTGCTGGTCGCGCACTATGTGGTCTGGTCGCCGGAGATCGACTTCAAGGTCGATTACCGTCTCGACGGAGTGAACCGCGCCTACGGCCCGCCGCTGGGGTTCGAGGGAACTCAGCTCTCGCTCTGGCGCAACGATGGCGCGGGGCGATTCACCGAGGTCAGCGCCGAGGCGGGGCTTCATGTTGTGAACCCGTCGACCGGCGTTGCGGTGGGGAAGACCCTCGGTCTCCTCGCCGAGGACTTCAACAACGATGGTCGCCTCGATCTCTTCGTGGCGAATGATCGGACGGCGAACTTTCTCTTTGAGAACCTCGGCGGGGGGCGCTTCCGCGAGATCGGCACCGCTGCGGGGGTGGCCTTCGACCGCGCCGGCGCCTCGACCGGCGCCATGGGTGTCGACGCGGCGCGCCTTCGCACCGCCGATGAGATCGGCATCGCGGTCGGCAACTTCGCCAATGAACCTCACTCGCTCTACATGACGCGCGGTGGGCGATTGAACTTCTCCGATGATGCGCTGGTCGAAGGAGTCGGGGCGCCGACGCGCCTTTCGCTCTCGTTCGGCACGCTCTTTCTCGACCTTGACCTTGATGGCCGACCCGATCTGGTGACGGCGAACGGGCACATCGAGGATCAGATCGAGTCCATCCAGGCGAGCCAGGCCTATGCACAGCGGGCGCAGGCATTCTGGAACGCCGGTGCGAAAGCGCCGCGTCTCTTCGTCGAGATTCCCCCGGAGAAGATCGGCGATCTCGCGCGCCCGGTCGTGGGCCGCGCGCTCGCGGCGGCGGACATCGATGGCGACGGCGACATCGACCTGCTCATCACGCAGCCACAGGGGGCCGTTCTGCTGCTGCGAAATGACCAGGCCCTCGGCAACGCCTTCACCCGTGTGCGACTTCGCGGCTCGCCACCCAATCGCGATGCGATCGGTGCGCGGGTCGAGTGCATTTCCGATGCAGGCACGCAGGTGCAGTGGGTGCAGCCGTCTCGGAGCTACCTGACGGCGAATGAACTGCCGCTGACCTTCGGCCTTGGCAAGAGCGCATCGGCCACCATCCGGGTGCGCTGGCCGAACGGCGACATGCAGGAAGTGCCCGCCGTCATGAGAGGGCTCACCGAGGTCACGCAGGTGCCCTCGGTCCGCTGA